In Pirellulales bacterium, the genomic stretch GATGACGGTCTGGACGACCGGAGGCGCGGTCCCCGGCGTGATCGCCCGCAAACCGATTCACCTGCTTACCGAAGAGGAGCGGAAACAGGTTCCCAAGATCAAAGACCTGTGGCTCGACATCGGAACCAAAGACAAAGCGGAGGCCGAGGGGTTGGTTCGCGTCGGCGACCCGGTGACGTTCCAGCTTGGTTTTCAGCCAATGCGAAACAACCTGGCCAATTCGCCGGCGATGGACGACAAATGTGGCTTGTGGGTGGTGATCGAGGCGCTGCGGAGGGCCAGCTTGAAGAAGCTCAATTGCGCGCTCTTCGCCGTCTCGACGGTGCAGGAAGAAATTGGCCTGCGCGGCGCGCAGACGAGCGCCTTCGGCATCGATCCGCAAGTTGGGATTGCCGTCGACGTCACCCATGCCACCGATTGCCCGACGGTCGACAAGAAGCAAGAGGGCGATATCGTGCTCGGCAAGGGACCGGTGATCTATCGGGGCCCGAATATGAACCCGGTTGTCGTCGATCGCCTGATCGAGACGGCCAAAGCCGGAGAAGTTCCCTTCCAACTTGCCGCCAGCGGCCGAGCGACTGGAACCGACGCCAACGCCTTGCAAGTCGCACGGGCCGGAGTTGCGACGGGGCTGGTGAGCATTCCGAACCGTTACATGCACAGTGCCGTCGAGACGATCTCCCTCCACGACATCGACCGCGCGGCCGATCTGCTCGCCGGCTTCGCCCTGCGGCTGACGGGAGTGGAGAGCTTTACGCCCTGAGCCATCCGGCGTTCCCTACAATTCGTCGGCCGCGCGCAACCACGGCGTGACGGTCAGCGTGTACGAGTGGATCTCATTCGCGCTGAAATAGAGATCGATCTCGCGCCGAGCGGCCTCCGGCCCGTCCGAGGCGTGGATGAGATTCATCTGGCGGCTCGAGCTGTAGTCGCCGCGAATCGTTCCGGCGACGGCTTTCAACCCGCTCGTTGCCCCGAGCATCTCGCGCACCACGCGGATCGCTTCCAGCCCCTCGACGACTGCCACGATCACTGGGCTGGCCGTGATGAATTTCTCCAGGGCCAGGTAGAACGGCTTGTTGACGTGCTCGGCGTAGTGCTGCCGCGACAGCTCAGGCGTCACCGGCAGCATTTTCATCGCGACGACGTTGAGCCCCTTGTCTTCGAAACGCGTCAACACGCGGCCAACCAGGCGCCGCTGAATGCAATCCGGCTTGAACAGAATGAATGTTTGTTCCATGGCCCTTTCAATCTCCCCACCATTGAAAGACGGCGATTTTATCGCGTCGAGAATGCGAAGGATAGGGGACTCGCAGCGAGACTAACGCGCCGGCCGGGCGCGCCGAACGGCTGATAGCGTCCGAGAACGTTAAGCTCGGTGGACTGTATCGGGTTCGGCTCATCGGATGGATTGACGACGATTTGCCGCCGATACGGGAGATTAGCGGAAAATTATCGTGGACTTTTCCTGCTTCGGCGCATGGCGGATCAGGCGGTGTTCGAGCCGTGCCCACAACCCCTCGCACAAGGATGGCAAGTGATGGTGCGGAAATCAGCTTACCTGTGGATCCTCTCACCGCTGGCCTTGCTTTGGCCGGCCTCGGCCGTCGCGGTTGGGCAGGATGTGACCAGTAGTTCCCCCGTGGCGATGAGCTACGCGGGCGATACGCCTCCGGCCCCGGATGCCAAGGCGCCCGAAGCCCCAGCCGCTCCGGCTCCGGCCGCGGCCCCAGCTCCCGCGGCCGATGCCGCCGCAAGCTGCGGCTGCAATGGCGGCGGCGACGATTGCTGCAAGCTCACTTGCCCCGATCAAACCGTCAAGCACTTGTTCGAGAATAATTGCTGGCTCAAGTGCCACGATGTCACGGTCACGGGCTGGATCGAGGCCGGCTACGCCACGCACGACGGTCAGCGGAACCCGGACGGCTTCAACGGTCCCGACGGATTCAACGACCGGGACGACGAGTTCCAGATGAACCAGTTCTACACGGTCATTCAGAAGGCCCTGAAGGACAACGACTGCTGCTGGGACTGGGGCTACGATGTCGATCTGCTCTACGGCACCGATTATCGTTATCCGGTCGAAAAGGGACTGGATGCCAACGACAACGGCATTCCCCGCTGGAACAGCGACCCGCGGAAGTTCTACGGGTTGTCCATGCCGCAAGCCTACTTGCAATTCGGCACCAGCAAGCTGTCGTACAAGGTCGGTCACTGGTACACGCTGCTGGGCAATGAAGTCGTGCCGGCGATCGGCAACGTGTTCTACAGCCACACCTACACCTTCCTGTATGCCTATCCGTTCACGCACACAGGCGTGTTGGCCACCTTCACACCGAACGACCAGTTGACGATCGTCAACGGCATCGACGAGGGCTGGGATACTTTCAACGACACGGATGAGAACGTCGGCTACACCGGCCAGCTCGTGTTCACCGCCAAGGACAAGCACACCACGTTGACCTACTCGTGGCAGTACAGCAACGAGCCGATCGTCAGCGGCGGCAACCCCGGCGGCGACCCGAACGCTCGTGAAGGCCGGTTCGTGCAGAGCATCGTGCTCG encodes the following:
- a CDS encoding M20/M25/M40 family metallo-hydrolase translates to MTVWTTGGAVPGVIARKPIHLLTEEERKQVPKIKDLWLDIGTKDKAEAEGLVRVGDPVTFQLGFQPMRNNLANSPAMDDKCGLWVVIEALRRASLKKLNCALFAVSTVQEEIGLRGAQTSAFGIDPQVGIAVDVTHATDCPTVDKKQEGDIVLGKGPVIYRGPNMNPVVVDRLIETAKAGEVPFQLAASGRATGTDANALQVARAGVATGLVSIPNRYMHSAVETISLHDIDRAADLLAGFALRLTGVESFTP
- the ndk gene encoding nucleoside-diphosphate kinase; the protein is MEQTFILFKPDCIQRRLVGRVLTRFEDKGLNVVAMKMLPVTPELSRQHYAEHVNKPFYLALEKFITASPVIVAVVEGLEAIRVVREMLGATSGLKAVAGTIRGDYSSSRQMNLIHASDGPEAARREIDLYFSANEIHSYTLTVTPWLRAADEL
- a CDS encoding outer membrane beta-barrel protein yields the protein MVRKSAYLWILSPLALLWPASAVAVGQDVTSSSPVAMSYAGDTPPAPDAKAPEAPAAPAPAAAPAPAADAAASCGCNGGGDDCCKLTCPDQTVKHLFENNCWLKCHDVTVTGWIEAGYATHDGQRNPDGFNGPDGFNDRDDEFQMNQFYTVIQKALKDNDCCWDWGYDVDLLYGTDYRYPVEKGLDANDNGIPRWNSDPRKFYGLSMPQAYLQFGTSKLSYKVGHWYTLLGNEVVPAIGNVFYSHTYTFLYAYPFTHTGVLATFTPNDQLTIVNGIDEGWDTFNDTDENVGYTGQLVFTAKDKHTTLTYSWQYSNEPIVSGGNPGGDPNAREGRFVQSIVL